A DNA window from Streptomyces parvus contains the following coding sequences:
- the mshB gene encoding N-acetyl-1-D-myo-inositol-2-amino-2-deoxy-alpha-D-glucopyranoside deacetylase: MKDLPARRLLLVHAHPDDESINNGATMARYAAEGAHVTLVTCTLGEEGEVIPPALARLTADRDDALGPHRVGELAAAMQELGITDHRFLGGAGRYRDSGMMGAEQNGRPGSFWSTPVDEAAAHLVEVIREVRPQVLITYDPDGGYGHPDHIQAHRVAMRAADLAADPAHGSGTPHTIAKIYWNRVEREVLEAAFDRLRTTAPDAFPGIAAVADVPGVTEAEQITAEIDGSAYAGAKSAAMRAHATQIAVDGPFFALSNDLGQPMLTTECYQLVRGVRGVAGPERESDLFAGVPDTEGGTA; this comes from the coding sequence ATGAAGGACCTCCCCGCCCGCCGTCTGCTGCTCGTGCACGCGCACCCCGACGACGAGTCGATCAACAACGGCGCCACCATGGCCAGGTACGCGGCCGAGGGCGCCCACGTCACCCTGGTGACGTGCACGCTCGGCGAGGAGGGCGAGGTCATCCCGCCCGCGCTCGCCCGCCTCACCGCCGACCGGGACGACGCGCTGGGCCCCCACCGCGTCGGTGAGCTGGCCGCGGCGATGCAGGAGCTCGGCATCACCGACCACCGCTTCCTCGGCGGCGCGGGGCGCTACCGGGACTCCGGCATGATGGGCGCCGAACAGAACGGCCGCCCCGGCTCCTTCTGGTCCACCCCGGTGGACGAGGCGGCCGCCCATCTCGTCGAGGTGATCCGCGAGGTCCGCCCGCAGGTCCTGATCACCTACGACCCGGACGGCGGCTACGGCCACCCCGACCACATCCAGGCCCACCGCGTCGCGATGCGCGCCGCCGACCTGGCCGCCGACCCGGCGCACGGCTCCGGCACACCGCACACCATCGCCAAGATCTACTGGAACCGGGTGGAGCGCGAGGTGCTGGAAGCCGCCTTCGACCGGTTGCGCACCACCGCGCCCGACGCCTTCCCCGGCATCGCCGCCGTGGCCGACGTCCCGGGCGTGACCGAAGCGGAGCAGATCACCGCGGAGATCGACGGATCGGCGTACGCCGGGGCGAAGTCGGCGGCGATGCGCGCCCACGCCACCCAGATCGCGGTCGACGGCCCCTTCTTCGCCCTCTCCAACGACCTCGGCCAGCCCATGCTGACGACCGAGTGCTACCAACTGGTGCGCGGCGTCCGCGGCGTGGCCGGACCGGAGCGCGAGAGCGACCTGTTCGCGGGCGTACCGGACACCGAGGGAGGCACGGCATGA
- a CDS encoding winged helix-turn-helix domain-containing protein — protein sequence MGWWQVSADTLAGSRFVVSPLAETVASLLLLERATAAHPGERAWLETHLPAYRRRAAGDPVSALVIRSALAPRWTADFLTPVPVPAPPGQAPPSFAEELARVRATPPGRARADLEEALRGPLPAALDRDDLAERAADAVEWVWTHTVRPDWPRRQRVLEADVVARTAQLGRAGWAEALNGMRPGVRWLGDSRLQINTYDNPPRELDRAQLLFIPVTPDRSWVCWDIPHRYGLVYPCSGALAEAGRMPVPAALGALIGPARAAVLSLLASPLSTTQLVALTGQGLGSVGRHLRILLDAGLVRRRRAGRSVLYSRTEAGDILVRGAG from the coding sequence GTGGGCTGGTGGCAGGTCAGTGCGGACACGCTCGCCGGCAGCCGGTTCGTCGTCTCGCCGCTCGCGGAGACCGTCGCGAGCCTGCTGCTCCTGGAGCGGGCCACCGCCGCGCACCCGGGGGAGCGGGCCTGGCTGGAGACCCATCTGCCCGCGTACCGGCGGCGGGCCGCCGGCGACCCGGTCTCCGCGCTGGTGATCCGCTCCGCCCTCGCCCCCCGCTGGACCGCCGACTTCCTCACCCCCGTACCGGTCCCCGCGCCGCCGGGCCAGGCCCCGCCCTCCTTCGCCGAGGAGCTGGCGCGGGTCCGGGCCACCCCGCCCGGCCGGGCGCGCGCCGATCTGGAGGAGGCACTGCGCGGGCCGCTGCCCGCCGCGCTGGACCGGGACGATCTCGCCGAGCGCGCCGCCGACGCCGTGGAGTGGGTCTGGACGCACACCGTGCGGCCCGACTGGCCGAGGCGGCAGCGGGTCCTGGAGGCCGATGTGGTCGCCCGCACGGCCCAGTTGGGGCGGGCGGGCTGGGCCGAGGCTTTGAACGGCATGCGGCCCGGGGTCCGTTGGCTGGGCGACAGCCGACTGCAGATCAACACCTACGACAACCCGCCCCGCGAACTGGACCGCGCCCAGCTGTTGTTCATTCCCGTCACTCCGGACCGGTCCTGGGTCTGCTGGGACATCCCGCACCGGTACGGGCTGGTGTACCCGTGTTCCGGCGCGCTCGCCGAGGCCGGACGCATGCCCGTACCCGCCGCTCTGGGCGCGCTGATCGGCCCGGCGAGGGCGGCGGTCCTGTCGCTGCTGGCCTCCCCGCTCAGCACGACGCAGCTCGTCGCGCTGACCGGCCAGGGGCTGGGGTCGGTCGGCCGCCATCTGCGGATCCTGCTGGACGCCGGACTGGTCCGCCGCCGCCGGGCGGGCCGCTCCGTGCTCTATTCCCGTACCGAGGCGGGCGACATCCTGGTGCGCGGCGCGGGCTGA
- a CDS encoding DUF4265 domain-containing protein, with amino-acid sequence MGSPAGPERPPREADQIKVWFRVAPREDGPPPYGTEGLWATRLGPDTARVDNVPFLRDGVAEGETVRFRTDDDGVHWAVGRVADSGNCTVRVLPVPDGPLGQDVRAVHERLAGFGLTGEVFSADFPLVALTVPGGADLHGVKALLARGRDEGWWHFEVSCVTDAWRAA; translated from the coding sequence ATGGGTTCCCCCGCCGGTCCGGAACGCCCGCCCCGCGAAGCCGATCAGATCAAGGTCTGGTTCCGCGTGGCGCCGCGCGAGGACGGGCCGCCGCCGTACGGGACGGAGGGGCTGTGGGCGACACGGCTCGGCCCGGACACCGCGCGGGTGGACAACGTGCCCTTCCTCCGGGACGGGGTCGCCGAGGGCGAGACCGTACGGTTCCGGACGGACGACGACGGCGTGCACTGGGCCGTCGGCCGGGTGGCGGACTCGGGCAACTGCACGGTCCGGGTGCTGCCCGTGCCGGACGGTCCGCTCGGACAGGACGTACGGGCCGTGCACGAGCGGCTCGCCGGGTTCGGGCTCACGGGCGAGGTCTTCAGCGCCGATTTCCCGCTGGTCGCCCTGACCGTCCCCGGCGGCGCGGACCTGCACGGGGTGAAGGCGCTGCTCGCCCGGGGCCGGGACGAGGGCTGGTGGCACTTCGAGGTCTCGTGCGTCACGGATGCCTGGCGGGCGGCGTAG
- a CDS encoding ABC transporter ATP-binding protein — MHADRDRNAGTGEGAAGSTLLAKAREDAAAPYAEGDPILQVRGLAKHYPLTQGILFKRQIGAVRAVDGVDFDLYAGETLGIVGESGCGKSTVAKMLVHLERPTAGAIRYKGEDISKLSGRALKAVRRNIQMVFQDPYTSLNPRMTVGDIIGEPYEIHPEVAPKGSRRQKVQDLLDVVGLNPEYINRYPHQFSGGQRQRIGIARGLALNPEIIVADEPVSALDVSVQAQVVNLLDRLQAEFNLSFVFIAHDLSIVRHISDRVGVMYLGRIVEIGSDAEIYDHPTHPYTQALLSAVPVPDPTAREHRERIILHGDVPSPANIPSGCRFRTRCWKAQERCELEVPLLAVPAEFRLVDTPARHDSACHFAEEKRVVPPEAEREVPGPAEAPGDGEISESGKDETS, encoded by the coding sequence ATGCACGCTGACCGCGACAGGAACGCGGGGACCGGCGAGGGCGCGGCCGGCTCCACCCTCCTCGCCAAGGCGCGCGAGGACGCGGCCGCCCCCTACGCCGAGGGAGACCCGATCCTCCAGGTGCGCGGCCTCGCCAAGCACTACCCGCTCACCCAGGGCATCCTCTTCAAGCGGCAGATCGGCGCCGTCAGGGCTGTCGACGGCGTCGACTTCGACCTGTACGCGGGCGAGACGCTGGGCATCGTGGGGGAGTCGGGCTGCGGCAAGTCCACCGTCGCCAAGATGCTCGTCCACCTGGAACGCCCCACCGCCGGGGCGATCCGCTACAAGGGCGAGGACATCTCCAAGCTGTCCGGGCGGGCGCTGAAGGCGGTGCGCCGCAACATCCAGATGGTGTTCCAGGACCCGTACACCTCGCTGAACCCCCGGATGACGGTCGGCGACATCATCGGGGAGCCCTACGAGATCCACCCCGAGGTCGCCCCGAAGGGCAGCCGCCGCCAGAAGGTGCAGGACCTGCTGGACGTCGTCGGGCTCAACCCGGAGTACATCAACCGCTATCCGCACCAGTTCTCCGGCGGCCAGCGCCAGCGCATCGGCATCGCGCGCGGTCTCGCGCTCAACCCGGAGATCATCGTCGCCGACGAACCGGTCTCCGCGCTCGACGTCTCCGTCCAGGCCCAGGTGGTCAACCTGCTGGACCGGCTCCAGGCGGAGTTCAACCTCAGCTTCGTCTTCATCGCGCACGACCTGTCCATCGTCCGGCACATCTCCGACCGGGTCGGCGTGATGTACCTGGGCCGGATCGTGGAGATCGGCTCCGACGCGGAGATCTACGACCACCCCACCCACCCGTACACCCAGGCGCTGCTGTCCGCCGTCCCCGTCCCGGACCCGACCGCCCGCGAGCACCGGGAGAGGATCATCCTGCACGGCGACGTCCCCTCGCCCGCCAACATCCCCTCCGGCTGCCGCTTCCGCACCCGCTGCTGGAAGGCGCAGGAGCGGTGCGAACTGGAGGTCCCGCTGCTGGCGGTCCCCGCGGAGTTCCGGCTCGTCGACACCCCGGCCCGGCACGACTCGGCGTGCCACTTCGCGGAGGAGAAGCGCGTGGTGCCTCCGGAGGCCGAGCGGGAGGTCCCGGGGCCCGCGGAGGCCCCGGGGGACGGGGAGATCTCCGAGTCCGGGAAGGACGAAACGTCATGA
- a CDS encoding DUF6113 family protein: MSGTPKKARGRADSSHAPRRNAPPRQPEPIGFAARPNPARIAAYLGLAVLGALVALAGTLVQAAWFPGGLIVALVGSAGLFYGGRILTRTQIGALAPAAGWFITVFLLLSGRPEGDYVFGDELGLVLFMLGGTAVAVMCATTSKVPQSAIHSGRSGT, from the coding sequence ATGAGCGGCACTCCCAAGAAGGCCCGCGGCCGCGCGGACTCCTCGCACGCGCCGCGGCGGAACGCCCCGCCCCGGCAGCCCGAGCCCATCGGATTCGCAGCCCGGCCGAACCCGGCCCGGATCGCCGCCTACTTGGGCCTCGCGGTCCTCGGCGCGCTCGTCGCCCTCGCCGGAACCCTCGTCCAAGCGGCCTGGTTCCCGGGTGGGTTGATCGTCGCCCTGGTGGGCTCGGCGGGCCTCTTCTACGGCGGCCGGATCCTGACCCGCACCCAGATCGGCGCGCTCGCCCCGGCGGCCGGCTGGTTCATCACGGTGTTCCTTCTGCTGAGCGGCCGGCCGGAGGGCGACTACGTCTTCGGCGACGAACTCGGCCTGGTGCTCTTCATGCTCGGCGGGACGGCCGTCGCTGTGATGTGCGCCACCACCTCGAAAGTGCCGCAATCAGCCATCCACAGCGGCCGGTCCGGTACGTGA
- a CDS encoding sugar O-acetyltransferase, which translates to MSDHARPGQKQAMLSGEPYLADDPELAAEALHAAVLSERYNATSAADPETRRAVLAELLGEVGEGVEVRPPLRVDYGYQTTIGPRTFINFGAVLLDVGRITIGADVQMGPNVQLLTPTHPVDPEPRRAKWEAAEPITIGDNVWLGGGVIVCPGVAIGENTVVGAGAVVTKDLPANVVAVGNPARVIRTIGGPEA; encoded by the coding sequence ATGAGCGACCACGCCAGGCCCGGCCAGAAGCAAGCCATGCTCTCCGGCGAGCCGTATCTCGCCGACGACCCCGAACTGGCGGCGGAGGCCCTGCACGCGGCCGTGCTGAGCGAGCGCTACAACGCCACATCGGCAGCCGACCCCGAGACCCGGCGCGCCGTCCTGGCCGAGCTGCTCGGCGAGGTGGGCGAGGGCGTGGAGGTACGGCCGCCGCTGCGGGTCGACTACGGCTACCAGACCACCATCGGCCCGCGCACGTTCATCAACTTCGGCGCGGTCCTCCTGGACGTCGGCCGCATCACCATCGGCGCGGACGTCCAGATGGGCCCGAACGTCCAGCTGCTCACCCCGACCCACCCCGTCGACCCCGAGCCGCGCCGCGCCAAGTGGGAGGCTGCCGAGCCGATCACCATCGGCGACAACGTGTGGCTGGGCGGCGGGGTGATCGTCTGCCCCGGGGTGGCCATCGGCGAGAACACGGTGGTCGGCGCGGGGGCGGTCGTCACGAAGGACCTGCCCGCCAACGTGGTGGCGGTCGGCAACCCGGCCCGGGTGATCCGGACGATCGGCGGTCCTGAGGCGTAA
- a CDS encoding MFS transporter yields the protein MRTYRELFRTPEFTPLFAAVSVQTAAQTATGLALGTLVYARTGSPLLSALAMFGPSLAQVAGALTLLSAADRLPPRAALTALALLSAGAVSVQAVPGLPLWAAFAVLLVTGVAASPGGGVRYGLLNEIVPREGFLLGRSVLNMTGGAMQICGFAMGGMLVAVFSARGTLLVGAALYLVAAAVTRLGLTARPPRATGRPSVRETWRTNASLWSSTPRRYVFLALWVPNGLVVGCESLYVAYAPGHAGLLFACGALGMLAGDTLVGRFVPTRRRARLGAPLRLLLAAPYLLFALRPGLPLALALVVVASVGFAASLLLQERLLALTPQELSGQALGLSSSGMLAMQGVGAAVAGGIAQLTSPATGMAAVAGLSVAVTLALAPGLRTPVGADGGRLLEANGSPRASRTPGTPRTEETP from the coding sequence ATGCGCACCTACCGCGAACTGTTCCGGACCCCGGAGTTCACCCCCCTCTTCGCGGCCGTCTCCGTGCAGACGGCCGCCCAGACCGCGACCGGTCTGGCCCTGGGCACCCTCGTGTACGCCCGGACGGGCTCTCCCCTGCTGTCGGCGCTGGCGATGTTCGGCCCGTCGCTGGCCCAGGTGGCCGGGGCGCTCACCCTGCTGTCGGCGGCCGACCGGCTGCCGCCCCGCGCCGCGCTGACCGCTCTCGCCCTGCTGTCGGCGGGGGCGGTCAGCGTGCAGGCCGTCCCCGGGCTGCCGTTGTGGGCCGCGTTCGCCGTTCTGCTGGTGACGGGGGTGGCCGCGTCGCCGGGTGGGGGTGTGCGGTACGGGCTGCTCAACGAGATCGTGCCGCGCGAGGGGTTCCTGCTCGGCCGCTCCGTGCTGAACATGACGGGCGGCGCGATGCAGATCTGCGGATTCGCGATGGGCGGGATGCTGGTGGCGGTGTTCTCGGCGCGCGGGACGCTGCTGGTCGGGGCGGCCCTGTACCTCGTCGCGGCGGCCGTGACCCGGCTCGGGCTGACCGCCAGGCCCCCCAGGGCGACCGGCCGCCCCTCGGTCCGGGAGACCTGGCGGACCAACGCGTCGCTCTGGTCGTCCACGCCGCGCCGGTATGTGTTCCTGGCGCTGTGGGTGCCCAACGGGCTCGTCGTCGGCTGCGAGTCCCTGTACGTGGCGTACGCGCCCGGGCACGCCGGGCTCCTCTTCGCCTGCGGGGCCCTCGGGATGCTGGCCGGGGACACGCTGGTCGGGCGGTTCGTCCCGACCCGCCGGCGGGCGCGGCTCGGGGCTCCGCTGCGGCTGCTGCTGGCCGCGCCCTACCTGCTCTTCGCCCTGCGCCCCGGGCTGCCCCTCGCCCTGGCGCTGGTCGTCGTGGCAAGTGTCGGCTTCGCCGCGAGCCTGCTGCTCCAGGAACGGCTGCTGGCCCTCACCCCGCAGGAGCTGAGCGGCCAGGCGCTCGGGCTCAGCTCCTCGGGGATGCTCGCGATGCAGGGGGTGGGGGCGGCCGTGGCGGGCGGTATCGCCCAGCTGACCTCGCCTGCGACGGGCATGGCGGCGGTCGCGGGGCTCTCGGTGGCGGTGACGCTGGCGCTGGCCCCGGGGCTGCGTACGCCGGTCGGCGCCGACGGGGGCAGACTGCTGGAAGCGAACGGATCACCGCGAGCGTCCCGCACACCCGGCACCCCCCGCACGGAAGAGACCCCATGA
- a CDS encoding prolyl oligopeptidase family serine peptidase, whose amino-acid sequence MTSQKLSFPRQHARTQRFTLGAPRAFTVSPDETRVIFLRSTSGTDRTTRLWVLDPATGEERIAADPEVLLGGSAEKLSAQERARRERTREGSSGIVSYAVDAAAELAAFALSGKVYVAELRAGTARALPVPGPVIDPRPSPDGRRIAYVAKGALRVVDASGEGDRALAEPEDSQVTYGLAEFIAAEEMHRYRGFWWSPESDRLLVARADESPVQRWYIADPAHPERKPAEVAYPAAGTPNAEVRLFVMDLEGDRTEVLWDREAFPYLAQVHWSSAGAPLLLVQARDQRSQRYLAVDPETGATRIVHVDEDPVWLDLFPGVPAWAPDGRLVRIADEGGARVLAVGDRPLTGSQLHVQAVLDIGESDILVSAVAGEDAVEPEIGQIHVYRVNELGIERISEGVGVHSAVRSGALSVVVSAVPEEPGTAAWVVRDGKRLVRIASHAQEPVLSARVTLTEGGARRIPCAVLLPSDYQESDGPLPVLMDPYGGPHGRRVVAAHNPHLTSQWFADQGFAVVVADGRGAPGRSPAWEKAVRDNLVRTMEDQVEALHGLADRFPLDLSRVAIRGWSFGGYLAGLAVLRRPDVFHAAVVGAPVTDQRLYDTHYTERYLGDPATQPEVYAYNSLLTDDGLSEAADEARPMMIVHGLADDNVVVAHALRLSSALLAAGRPHEVLPLSGVTHMTPQEQVAENLLLLQVDFLKRSLGLTGA is encoded by the coding sequence ATGACCTCGCAGAAGCTGTCCTTTCCCCGCCAGCACGCCCGGACCCAGCGCTTCACTCTCGGCGCACCTCGCGCCTTCACCGTCTCACCGGATGAGACACGTGTGATCTTCCTCAGGTCCACCTCCGGAACGGACCGGACCACCCGGCTCTGGGTGCTCGACCCGGCGACCGGCGAGGAGCGGATCGCCGCCGATCCCGAGGTCCTGCTGGGCGGTTCGGCGGAGAAGCTGTCGGCGCAGGAGCGGGCCCGGCGGGAGCGGACCCGGGAGGGCTCGTCGGGGATCGTCTCCTACGCGGTGGACGCGGCGGCGGAGTTGGCCGCGTTCGCGCTGTCCGGAAAGGTGTACGTGGCCGAGCTGCGGGCCGGGACCGCGCGGGCGCTGCCGGTGCCGGGCCCGGTGATCGACCCCCGCCCGTCCCCCGACGGCCGGCGCATCGCGTACGTGGCCAAGGGCGCGCTGCGGGTGGTGGACGCGTCGGGCGAGGGCGACCGGGCGCTGGCCGAGCCGGAGGACTCCCAGGTCACCTATGGTCTGGCCGAGTTCATCGCGGCCGAGGAGATGCACCGCTACCGGGGTTTCTGGTGGTCGCCCGAGTCGGACCGGCTGCTGGTCGCGCGGGCCGACGAGAGCCCCGTTCAGCGGTGGTACATCGCCGATCCTGCGCACCCCGAGCGCAAGCCGGCCGAGGTGGCCTACCCGGCGGCGGGGACGCCCAACGCCGAGGTGCGGCTCTTCGTCATGGACCTGGAGGGGGACCGTACCGAAGTGCTCTGGGACCGGGAGGCGTTCCCCTACCTGGCCCAGGTGCACTGGTCGTCCGCGGGCGCTCCGCTGCTCCTGGTGCAGGCCCGTGACCAGCGCAGTCAGCGGTATCTGGCGGTGGATCCGGAGACCGGTGCGACCCGGATCGTCCATGTCGACGAGGACCCGGTCTGGCTGGATCTCTTCCCCGGCGTGCCGGCGTGGGCGCCGGACGGGCGGCTGGTGCGGATCGCCGACGAGGGCGGGGCGCGGGTGCTGGCGGTCGGGGACCGGCCGCTCACCGGGTCGCAGCTGCACGTCCAGGCGGTGCTGGACATCGGGGAGTCGGACATCCTGGTCTCGGCGGTGGCCGGTGAGGACGCGGTCGAACCGGAGATCGGACAGATCCATGTGTACCGGGTCAATGAGCTGGGAATCGAGCGGATTTCCGAAGGGGTGGGTGTGCACTCCGCGGTCCGCTCGGGCGCTCTGTCGGTGGTGGTCTCGGCCGTGCCCGAGGAGCCCGGAACCGCCGCGTGGGTCGTGCGGGACGGCAAGCGGCTGGTCCGCATCGCGAGCCACGCCCAGGAGCCGGTGCTCTCCGCCCGCGTGACGCTCACCGAGGGGGGCGCACGACGCATTCCGTGCGCCGTTCTGCTTCCGTCGGACTACCAGGAGTCGGACGGTCCCCTTCCGGTCCTGATGGATCCGTACGGCGGGCCGCACGGCCGCCGCGTGGTCGCCGCCCACAACCCGCACCTGACCTCGCAGTGGTTCGCGGACCAGGGCTTCGCGGTGGTCGTGGCGGACGGGCGGGGCGCGCCGGGCCGCTCGCCGGCCTGGGAGAAGGCGGTACGGGACAACCTCGTGCGGACCATGGAGGACCAGGTGGAGGCGTTGCACGGGCTGGCGGACCGGTTCCCGCTCGATCTGTCCCGGGTGGCGATCCGGGGCTGGTCCTTCGGCGGTTACCTGGCGGGGCTCGCCGTGCTGCGGCGGCCCGACGTCTTCCACGCGGCGGTCGTGGGCGCCCCGGTGACGGACCAGCGGCTGTACGACACCCACTACACCGAGCGCTATCTCGGTGACCCGGCCACGCAGCCGGAGGTGTACGCGTACAACTCGCTGCTCACCGACGACGGTCTCTCCGAGGCCGCCGACGAGGCCCGGCCGATGATGATCGTGCACGGTCTGGCCGACGACAACGTCGTGGTCGCGCACGCGCTGCGGCTGTCCTCGGCGCTGCTGGCGGCCGGGCGGCCGCACGAGGTGCTGCCGCTGAGCGGGGTGACGCACATGACGCCGCAGGAGCAGGTCGCGGAGAACCTGCTCCTGCTCCAGGTGGACTTCCTCAAGCGGTCGCTGGGGCTGACCGGCGCCTGA
- the lanKC gene encoding class III lanthionine synthetase LanKC has protein sequence MNPEYAAYCQADRRFYDAPHRSPGPGGAVEEESSFYTAVRGSAPEGWTRSRRGDWLSYSPDGLRLPAQGWKIHVSAALDNAPSVLARVTAHCLEHRLAFKCIPNAGLLALRNAKYADRAGSGKFITVYPPSEEAFPEVCTALVQLLEGEHGPYILSDLRCGKGPVHTRYGAFAARFCSGPDGRPVPAVADPQGRLVPDDRGPAFRVPSWVTPPGFLMPHLEARAAVGLADLPYTVEKALHFSNGGGVYLGRDTRTGEQVVLKEARPHAGLAADGADAVARLERERAALEQLAGLDCVPDVRDVFEVGDHHFLVLQYIPGTTLNTVFARRFPLARQHPSPELLAEHAAWAEELYGQVEQAVEAVHDRGIVISDLHMSNVMVDEEAGRIVLLDFEAASPAAERRRQIVANPAFVAPADRRGTDIDRYALACLRLALYLPLTTLFGIDRTKAAGLARDIARAFPVTEEALRPAVEEILRDAGEADASRPAPAAASGTTSASAPGHATAAESGLHDWPRGRDAMVRAITASCTPERDDRCFPGDIAQFATATGGQSFAYGAAGVLYALHETGAPPCAPAEDWLLRHAKDPASGSPLGFYDGLTGIAWTLHRVGRTAEAADLLGIILDQPLEGLTPGLHNGYAGIGLAFDDLARTASATDAPALSAAAARCTALAVRALVDGPPSPRTGLLHGASGIALLLIRRYATTGDTALLDLAAAALRRDLERCRAGDDGSLLVVEGKRLMPYVGSGSAGIAAVIDAYLAHRPDPELEAAGRALLPAALSAFYVQPGLLRGSAGLLLHLAATPLCEPADRRRAIDRHTGLLGSHALAYGGGLAFPGEQLMRLSMDLATGTAGALLALGAAAGRPTGLPFLPAAPAAASPGRASGPTNRPRQGSSDRPHPGSF, from the coding sequence GTGAATCCGGAGTACGCCGCGTACTGCCAGGCGGACCGCCGCTTCTACGACGCACCCCACCGTTCCCCCGGACCGGGCGGAGCCGTCGAGGAGGAGAGCTCGTTCTACACGGCCGTCCGTGGCTCCGCTCCCGAGGGGTGGACCCGTTCCCGGCGCGGTGACTGGCTCTCCTACAGCCCCGACGGGCTGCGGCTGCCGGCCCAGGGCTGGAAGATCCACGTCTCGGCCGCCCTCGACAACGCGCCCTCCGTGCTCGCCCGGGTCACCGCCCACTGCCTGGAGCACCGCCTCGCCTTCAAGTGCATACCGAACGCGGGGCTGTTGGCCCTGCGGAACGCCAAGTACGCCGACCGGGCGGGCAGCGGGAAGTTCATCACCGTCTACCCGCCGTCCGAGGAAGCGTTCCCCGAGGTGTGCACCGCCCTGGTGCAGCTCCTGGAGGGTGAGCACGGCCCGTACATCCTGAGCGATCTGCGGTGCGGGAAGGGGCCCGTGCACACCCGGTACGGCGCGTTCGCCGCCCGCTTCTGCTCCGGTCCGGACGGGCGGCCCGTGCCCGCCGTCGCCGATCCGCAGGGCCGGCTCGTCCCCGACGACCGGGGCCCCGCCTTCCGCGTCCCCTCCTGGGTGACCCCGCCCGGCTTTCTGATGCCGCACCTCGAAGCCCGGGCCGCCGTGGGCCTCGCCGACCTCCCGTACACCGTGGAGAAGGCGCTGCACTTCTCCAACGGCGGCGGGGTCTACCTCGGCCGCGACACCCGTACCGGCGAGCAGGTCGTCCTCAAGGAGGCCCGGCCGCACGCCGGTCTGGCCGCCGACGGGGCGGACGCCGTGGCCCGTCTGGAGCGGGAGAGGGCCGCCCTGGAGCAACTGGCCGGGCTGGACTGCGTACCGGACGTCCGGGACGTGTTCGAGGTCGGCGACCACCACTTCCTGGTCCTCCAGTACATCCCCGGCACCACCCTCAACACGGTGTTCGCGCGCCGCTTCCCGCTCGCCCGGCAGCACCCGTCGCCCGAACTCCTCGCCGAACACGCCGCGTGGGCCGAGGAGCTGTACGGGCAGGTCGAGCAGGCGGTCGAGGCGGTGCACGACCGAGGCATCGTCATCAGCGATCTGCACATGAGCAATGTGATGGTCGACGAGGAGGCCGGGCGGATCGTCCTGCTCGACTTCGAGGCGGCCTCCCCGGCCGCCGAACGCCGCCGTCAGATCGTCGCCAACCCGGCGTTCGTCGCCCCCGCCGACCGGCGCGGCACCGACATCGACCGCTACGCGCTCGCCTGTCTGCGGCTCGCCCTGTACCTGCCGCTCACCACGCTGTTCGGCATCGACCGGACGAAGGCCGCCGGGCTCGCCCGGGACATCGCCCGCGCATTCCCGGTCACGGAGGAGGCGCTGCGACCGGCGGTCGAGGAGATCCTGCGGGACGCGGGGGAGGCCGACGCGTCCCGGCCCGCTCCCGCGGCGGCTTCCGGCACGACGTCCGCTTCCGCCCCCGGCCACGCGACCGCTGCGGAATCCGGTCTCCACGACTGGCCGCGCGGCCGCGACGCGATGGTCCGGGCCATCACCGCCTCCTGCACACCGGAGCGCGACGACCGCTGCTTCCCCGGGGACATCGCCCAGTTCGCCACGGCCACCGGCGGCCAGTCCTTCGCGTACGGCGCGGCCGGGGTGCTCTACGCCCTCCACGAGACCGGGGCCCCGCCGTGCGCACCGGCCGAGGACTGGCTCCTGCGGCACGCCAAGGACCCGGCCTCCGGCAGCCCCCTCGGCTTCTACGACGGGCTCACCGGCATCGCCTGGACCCTGCACCGGGTCGGCCGCACCGCCGAGGCCGCCGACCTCCTCGGGATCATCCTCGACCAGCCCCTGGAGGGCCTGACACCCGGGCTGCACAACGGGTACGCGGGCATCGGCCTCGCCTTCGACGACCTGGCCCGCACCGCATCGGCCACCGACGCCCCGGCCCTGTCCGCCGCCGCGGCCCGCTGCACCGCCCTCGCCGTCCGGGCGCTCGTCGACGGTCCGCCCTCGCCCCGTACCGGACTGCTGCACGGGGCGAGCGGCATCGCCCTGCTGCTGATCCGCCGGTACGCGACCACCGGGGACACCGCCCTGCTCGACCTGGCCGCCGCCGCGCTCCGCCGCGACCTGGAACGCTGCCGGGCCGGGGACGACGGGTCACTCCTGGTCGTCGAGGGCAAGCGGCTGATGCCGTACGTCGGTTCGGGCAGCGCCGGCATCGCGGCCGTCATCGACGCCTACCTCGCCCACCGCCCCGACCCGGAGCTGGAAGCGGCGGGCCGGGCCCTGCTCCCGGCGGCGCTCTCCGCCTTCTACGTCCAGCCGGGACTGCTCAGGGGCTCAGCGGGACTCCTGCTGCACCTCGCGGCCACCCCGCTGTGCGAACCGGCCGACCGGCGGCGCGCGATCGACCGCCACACCGGTCTGCTGGGCAGCCACGCCCTGGCGTACGGCGGCGGACTCGCCTTTCCCGGCGAGCAGTTGATGCGCCTGTCGATGGACCTGGCCACCGGGACCGCCGGCGCTCTCCTCGCCCTGGGCGCCGCTGCCGGCCGCCCCACCGGACTTCCCTTCCTGCCCGCCGCTCCGGCGGCGGCATCCCCCGGCCGCGCGAGCGGCCCCACGAACCGGCCCCGCCAGGGGTCGTCGGACCGGCCCCACCCGGGGTCGTTCTAG